In Wenyingzhuangia fucanilytica, the following are encoded in one genomic region:
- a CDS encoding glycosyltransferase family 2 protein, with translation MGDFNINIYRKELFVESKLLTNKQVSEIERIKIKLNKSFLKTALNHGFISRYHYNKVLEGFKLPTHHLDFDKIDEYKSFSDNHERFTLFLNSLIFPIEHNNSVAFVVADPSDVNNIRLVEEELNVTVTEIFVTNELDLNKALHVKYGGEILHKSVFHLYENDPDSCAIETFTLKQVFALGVLFFIFLIFLYFNFIDTLIGVNLIMNLFLLSSILFKFMLTIHGSKTELESKVSKEEIDAINDVDLPIYTIHLPVFKESEVIQKLVWNLNSLDYPIEKLDAKLLIESDDEMTYNAIREMKFPTNFEPIIIPYAQPKTKPKACNYGLYFSKGKYLTIYDAEDIPDSDQLKQTYKLFNKLPDDYIAIQCALNYFNKSENFLTKMFTLEYSYWFDYMLPGLDSLRIPIPLGGTSNHFKFDKLMELGGWDGFNVTEDADLGLRCYAKDYKITVLDSTTYEEANNDFFNWIRQRSRWIKGYMQTYLVHMRNPAKLYKSIGARGFFGFQFFIGGTVFTFLSYPVLLLFLLIYICFRSKWIEMLFPDWLIIISIVNFTLGNLIMIYTNMIAIFKRSSYALIIYAMANPVYWLMHSISAYKGLHQLITKPFYWEKTNHGLTKKKN, from the coding sequence ATGGGAGATTTTAACATTAATATTTATAGAAAAGAATTATTTGTAGAGAGTAAGCTGCTTACCAATAAACAGGTATCAGAAATAGAGCGAATTAAAATTAAGTTAAATAAATCCTTTTTAAAAACAGCTCTTAATCACGGATTTATATCTCGTTATCATTATAACAAAGTTTTAGAGGGGTTTAAATTACCAACTCATCATTTAGATTTTGATAAAATTGACGAGTACAAATCTTTTTCTGATAATCACGAAAGATTCACGCTGTTTCTAAACTCATTAATATTTCCCATAGAACACAATAACAGTGTTGCCTTTGTGGTTGCGGATCCGTCTGATGTTAATAATATCAGATTGGTAGAAGAAGAGTTAAACGTAACCGTTACCGAAATTTTTGTGACCAATGAGTTAGATTTAAATAAAGCTTTACACGTAAAATATGGTGGAGAAATTTTACATAAGTCTGTATTTCATCTTTATGAGAATGATCCTGATAGTTGTGCCATAGAAACTTTTACCCTAAAACAAGTGTTTGCATTAGGAGTTTTGTTTTTTATCTTTTTAATCTTCTTGTATTTTAACTTTATAGATACTTTAATAGGGGTGAATTTAATCATGAATTTATTCTTGTTGAGTTCTATACTTTTTAAATTTATGCTTACCATTCACGGTTCTAAAACAGAGCTAGAAAGTAAAGTAAGTAAAGAAGAAATAGACGCAATTAATGATGTCGATTTGCCTATTTACACCATTCATTTACCTGTTTTTAAAGAGTCAGAAGTAATACAAAAATTGGTTTGGAACTTAAATAGTTTAGATTACCCTATAGAAAAGTTAGATGCTAAGTTGTTAATAGAATCTGATGATGAAATGACTTATAACGCTATTAGGGAAATGAAGTTTCCTACAAACTTTGAACCTATCATAATTCCATATGCCCAACCCAAAACAAAACCCAAAGCTTGTAATTATGGATTGTATTTTTCTAAAGGAAAATATTTAACCATTTATGATGCAGAAGATATTCCAGATAGTGACCAATTAAAGCAAACATATAAGTTATTTAATAAATTACCCGATGATTATATAGCTATACAATGTGCCTTAAATTACTTTAATAAAAGTGAAAACTTTTTAACCAAAATGTTTACACTAGAGTATTCTTATTGGTTTGATTATATGTTGCCAGGTTTAGACAGTCTTAGAATTCCAATTCCCTTAGGAGGAACAAGTAATCATTTTAAGTTTGATAAACTGATGGAATTAGGAGGATGGGATGGTTTTAATGTAACCGAAGATGCCGATTTAGGTTTGCGTTGTTATGCAAAAGATTATAAAATTACGGTTTTAGATTCTACTACTTACGAAGAAGCAAACAACGATTTTTTTAACTGGATTAGACAACGATCAAGATGGATTAAAGGTTATATGCAAACCTATTTGGTGCATATGAGAAATCCTGCAAAGTTGTATAAATCTATTGGAGCAAGAGGTTTTTTTGGATTTCAATTTTTTATAGGGGGAACAGTGTTTACTTTTTTAAGTTACCCTGTTTTATTACTTTTTTTATTGATTTATATCTGTTTTAGAAGCAAGTGGATAGAAATGCTATTTCCGGATTGGTTAATTATTATTTCTATAGTAAATTTTACTCTAGGTAATTTAATTATGATTTACACCAATATGATTGCTATTTTTAAAAGGAGTTCTTATGCATTAATAATCTATGCAATGGCCAATCCTGTTTATTGGTTAATGCATTCCATTTCTGCCTATAAAGGATTACATCAATTAATAACCAAACCTTTTTACTGGGAAAAAACCAATCATGGTTTAACTAAGAAAAAGAATTAA
- a CDS encoding cellulose biosynthesis cyclic di-GMP-binding regulatory protein BcsB has product MKKHYFIVLMIFLGIYSKGQSQIVEHFNEYDYNDEIVINGSRGMENIYIPVNEDVDVLNSYINLEFICSNVIDYKSSHISILLGDVPVETRFLKNENQLVNFKIPIKKKHVVSGFIKLSIKTNLKIGNEICEIYSVGGFWVKLTENSYFSYKILPTKKTIVKKTISFTIPDTKYIVLSEKNDIEEIQYASYIKFYLKRVYGLDLEIKSIEEFNTSVINNAIILMPFEKLENKIKKSLPSFTNKDAGLVSVYRDQYKDSINSEIYNGQNIVVTGKTKTGFRKAAHFLLQKHLINSSYVDYAFVNEQAKLLDLPKRKDYEPIYFKELGAQNSVLQGIGYIQSNISMPRSNFGSNVKRMEVKINGKYRPLSEGEQGYFNLYFNDNFLSSYKLNTTGELNIGFDFDDIIMQQENNFRYEFYFIPKGGLCETSAATFYGQVDIINSYFKPVGYELSSSLSFFRFPENFQSKPITIYTDLNADHKLIGTVSELIDIINPGEAGLSGFIYPPIKNANLKDIEQDVKTSKVIISANSSKFTDFFGESPFIRFKDNAVEYRSEEINPFFNVGYEKNMGFNQLFYHKDTPIMLINVPNDYTESTLLSLVSNIREQTISDTGNVIIANNDKSYFFDLRISNENQDKNYLSYMLDDFWGKYRLFIVSILLIMVILVLVYIYQKSKESKEKIENAK; this is encoded by the coding sequence ATGAAAAAGCATTACTTTATTGTATTGATGATTTTTTTAGGAATTTATTCTAAAGGGCAAAGTCAAATAGTGGAGCATTTTAACGAGTACGACTATAATGATGAAATTGTCATTAATGGAAGTAGAGGTATGGAAAACATATATATACCCGTTAATGAGGATGTAGATGTTTTAAATAGTTATATAAATTTAGAATTTATTTGTTCTAATGTAATTGATTATAAAAGCAGTCATATTTCTATTTTGTTAGGAGATGTTCCTGTTGAAACACGTTTCTTAAAAAACGAAAATCAATTGGTGAATTTTAAAATACCAATTAAGAAAAAACACGTTGTTTCTGGTTTTATTAAGTTATCCATCAAAACCAATTTAAAAATAGGTAATGAAATTTGTGAAATTTATTCTGTAGGTGGGTTTTGGGTTAAACTTACAGAGAATTCTTATTTCTCATATAAAATCTTACCAACTAAGAAAACCATTGTAAAGAAAACCATCAGTTTTACAATACCAGATACTAAGTATATAGTTTTATCAGAAAAAAACGATATAGAAGAAATACAATACGCTTCTTACATTAAATTTTACTTAAAAAGAGTTTATGGTTTAGATTTAGAAATTAAGAGTATAGAGGAATTTAATACTAGTGTTATCAACAATGCTATAATCTTAATGCCTTTTGAAAAACTTGAAAATAAAATTAAAAAGAGCTTACCTAGTTTTACAAATAAAGATGCAGGATTGGTTAGTGTTTATAGAGATCAGTATAAAGATTCTATAAACTCAGAAATTTACAACGGACAAAACATTGTAGTAACAGGTAAAACAAAAACAGGGTTTAGAAAAGCAGCTCATTTTTTACTACAAAAACACTTGATTAATTCTTCTTATGTAGATTATGCTTTTGTAAATGAACAAGCTAAACTATTAGACCTTCCTAAAAGAAAAGATTACGAACCTATTTATTTTAAAGAGTTAGGAGCACAGAACAGTGTTTTACAAGGAATAGGATATATACAATCTAACATTTCTATGCCTAGATCTAATTTTGGGTCTAACGTAAAAAGAATGGAGGTTAAAATAAACGGAAAATACAGACCGTTAAGCGAGGGAGAGCAAGGATATTTTAACTTATATTTTAACGATAATTTTTTAAGTTCTTATAAGTTAAACACCACAGGGGAGCTGAATATTGGGTTTGATTTTGATGATATCATCATGCAACAAGAAAATAATTTTAGATATGAATTTTACTTTATTCCAAAAGGAGGGTTGTGCGAAACTTCAGCAGCTACATTTTATGGACAAGTAGATATCATAAACTCATATTTTAAACCTGTAGGATATGAACTTTCGTCATCATTATCATTCTTTAGGTTCCCAGAAAACTTTCAATCTAAACCGATTACTATTTATACAGATTTAAATGCAGATCATAAATTAATTGGTACTGTTTCAGAATTAATTGATATCATCAATCCAGGAGAAGCAGGTTTATCAGGATTTATTTATCCTCCAATTAAAAATGCCAACTTAAAAGATATAGAACAAGATGTAAAAACATCTAAAGTAATTATTAGTGCTAACAGCAGTAAGTTTACAGACTTTTTTGGTGAATCTCCTTTTATACGTTTTAAAGACAATGCTGTTGAGTATAGGTCTGAAGAAATCAATCCTTTCTTTAATGTTGGATATGAAAAAAATATGGGATTCAATCAACTGTTTTACCATAAAGACACACCAATTATGTTAATTAATGTTCCTAATGATTATACTGAAAGTACATTATTGTCTTTGGTATCTAATATTAGAGAACAAACTATTTCTGACACAGGGAATGTAATTATAGCAAATAATGATAAATCTTACTTTTTTGATTTAAGAATTTCGAATGAAAATCAAGACAAAAATTATTTAAGTTATATGTTAGATGATTTCTGGGGGAAATATAGATTGTTTATTGTAAGTATATTGTTGATTATGGTGATACTAGTATTAGTATATATCTACCAAAAATCAAAAGAATCTAAAGAAAAAATAGAAAATGCAAAATAA
- a CDS encoding ATP-binding protein, which translates to MDKTLKNELKKEFWKIGNTIFWSLNAVILLTIVLDITVLSQNWLDLVLLKFILLAFFYFTYNFFKKRYGTPDLLIHLILFSFNFLALTSIANSEIGNRVLYTSMLIALFIGFNTMAVWSIINSFIQYLLIISTFIVLFYLGYILDPFLILREGGYVFLLLGFISFFFPKVRRSIIIERIKLRLESEQKMKTLTTELSNIEEKYDLLEKKVVKKENEFKFLFQQISNDLNKIDNILLEVKENAPDEERHKIEDLDSLLHNLRNQSAIYFKPINLNTKNNSFLKDQVNVYDVYLKVTKLFKNQIEEKKLHVGDYLIGTDFFINANERMFSTIIYNILNFAIIFSETNDEIKVELNKVDDRIVFSVENTNQGLKTSEIENYFRDVEFVNYDYKKHSDSVKVGLRISKQLTEKMNGYFSYVSSEKLGYKLKIQFSTYK; encoded by the coding sequence TTGGATAAAACATTAAAGAATGAATTAAAAAAAGAGTTTTGGAAAATTGGGAACACAATTTTTTGGAGCTTAAATGCGGTTATCTTACTTACAATAGTTTTAGACATTACTGTGTTAAGTCAGAATTGGTTAGACTTGGTACTTTTAAAATTTATATTACTCGCCTTTTTTTATTTTACATATAACTTTTTTAAGAAAAGATACGGTACACCTGATCTTTTAATTCATCTGATATTATTTAGTTTTAATTTCTTAGCGTTAACTTCTATTGCTAACTCCGAAATTGGAAATAGAGTTTTGTATACCTCTATGTTAATTGCACTGTTTATTGGTTTTAATACCATGGCAGTTTGGTCAATTATAAATAGTTTTATTCAGTATCTCTTAATAATCAGCACATTTATAGTATTATTTTATTTAGGATATATTTTAGATCCTTTTCTAATTTTAAGAGAAGGAGGTTATGTTTTTTTATTGCTAGGCTTTATTAGTTTCTTTTTTCCAAAAGTTAGAAGAAGTATTATTATAGAAAGGATAAAGCTTAGGTTGGAAAGCGAACAAAAAATGAAAACTTTAACAACAGAGTTATCAAACATTGAGGAAAAGTATGATTTGTTGGAGAAAAAAGTTGTTAAAAAAGAAAACGAATTTAAGTTTCTGTTTCAGCAAATTAGTAATGATTTAAATAAGATTGACAATATTTTATTAGAGGTAAAAGAGAATGCTCCTGATGAGGAGAGGCATAAAATTGAGGACTTAGATTCTTTACTACACAATCTAAGAAATCAAAGTGCTATATACTTTAAGCCGATTAATTTAAATACTAAAAATAATAGCTTTTTAAAAGATCAAGTAAATGTATATGATGTTTATTTAAAGGTAACAAAGCTGTTTAAAAATCAAATTGAAGAGAAAAAATTACATGTGGGTGATTATTTAATTGGAACTGATTTTTTTATCAATGCCAACGAAAGAATGTTTAGCACAATAATTTATAACATTTTAAATTTTGCTATCATATTTTCTGAAACAAATGATGAAATTAAAGTTGAATTAAATAAGGTAGATGATAGAATTGTTTTTAGTGTAGAAAATACAAATCAAGGATTAAAAACCTCTGAAATTGAAAATTATTTTAGAGATGTAGAATTTGTGAATTACGATTATAAAAAACACAGTGATAGTGTTAAAGTAGGATTAAGAATATCAAAACAATTAACAGAAAAAATGAATGGTTATTTTAGTTATGTGTCTTCAGAAAAATTAGGATACAAGCTTAAAATTCAATTCAGCACCTATAAATAA
- a CDS encoding response regulator transcription factor, with protein sequence MKILIAEDDSIIRGALDYTLKKDNHEITVCKDGSDAIDKIKIDTPDVVITDIMMPFVTGLELIQWIKENYGDSIKIMVLTSIGDEDVVIEAFSLGVDDFLTKPFNAEELSIRVKRFLL encoded by the coding sequence ATGAAAATATTAATAGCCGAAGATGACTCTATAATAAGGGGAGCACTAGATTATACTTTAAAAAAAGACAATCACGAAATAACTGTATGTAAAGATGGTAGTGATGCCATCGATAAAATTAAAATAGACACCCCTGATGTAGTCATTACTGATATTATGATGCCTTTTGTTACAGGTCTAGAACTTATTCAATGGATTAAAGAAAACTACGGCGATAGCATAAAAATTATGGTACTTACTTCTATAGGAGATGAAGATGTGGTGATAGAAGCTTTTTCTTTAGGTGTTGATGACTTTCTTACCAAACCTTTTAATGCCGAAGAACTTTCTATTAGAGTTAAAAGATTCTTACTTTAA